From one Catellatospora sp. IY07-71 genomic stretch:
- a CDS encoding phosphotransferase family protein, which produces MKSSEGRFSEAVMTRAMAGVASRLSLPSDDATLLRLTNNAVFALPEAGVVVRITRSHQLQSRVSKVVRLARWFEAIDAPTIRLAQVGDQPVEIDGLLATVWTYISQHDPALGPDDLGMALRSFHGLGLPPFELPLWDPISDARSRLKDAEGLTRTDEQFLRAWCDRLEPQIEEVRGRVGLHLIHGDAHVGNLLRDRDGRALFCDFDATSQGPWQVDLVAVAVGEARFGRAGAHNALAASYGYDVTSDPDWPLFREARELKMVTAAVPLLASGDLVADEFRTRLLSVMNGNTSARWTPFADLR; this is translated from the coding sequence ATGAAGTCATCAGAGGGCCGGTTCTCCGAGGCGGTCATGACCCGGGCGATGGCCGGCGTCGCCTCCAGGCTGTCGCTTCCGTCGGACGATGCCACACTGCTTCGCCTTACCAACAACGCCGTGTTCGCGCTGCCCGAGGCAGGCGTCGTCGTTCGGATCACGCGATCACATCAGCTGCAGTCCCGCGTTTCGAAGGTCGTAAGGCTGGCGAGGTGGTTCGAAGCGATTGACGCACCGACCATTCGTCTGGCCCAAGTAGGAGATCAGCCCGTCGAGATCGACGGCCTGCTCGCGACCGTCTGGACCTACATCAGCCAACACGACCCTGCACTCGGCCCAGACGATCTCGGTATGGCCCTGCGGAGCTTTCACGGCCTGGGCCTACCACCGTTCGAGCTACCGCTGTGGGATCCGATCTCGGATGCGCGATCTCGGCTCAAGGACGCGGAGGGCTTGACCCGGACAGACGAGCAGTTCCTGAGAGCCTGGTGCGACCGCCTCGAACCCCAGATCGAGGAGGTACGCGGACGGGTTGGCCTGCACCTGATCCACGGTGACGCGCACGTCGGCAACCTTCTACGCGACCGCGATGGCAGAGCACTGTTCTGCGACTTCGACGCCACCTCGCAAGGACCGTGGCAGGTCGACCTCGTCGCTGTCGCTGTCGGAGAAGCGCGTTTCGGCCGGGCTGGCGCCCACAACGCGCTCGCGGCCAGCTACGGCTACGACGTCACGTCGGACCCGGACTGGCCACTCTTCCGTGAGGCTCGCGAACTGAAGATGGTGACCGCGGCCGTTCCGCTGCTCGCCAGCGGCGATCTCGTGGCGGACGAGTTCCGTACCCGGCTGCTGTCAGTCATGAATGGCAATACCTCAGCACGGTGGACACCGTTTGCCGATCTCCGGTGA